The Claveliimonas bilis genome window below encodes:
- a CDS encoding ATP-binding protein, giving the protein MCKKENENVTVGVCDELAVEKSSSADSYITEYIQIDELLSDNVEMSASYSIGIIIVFGKKKAFISDIYFDKKYFSNLEINSKKNIMFSTKYATIIPEDIKIQTFENVYLVRFVLGGKEINEKTGFEQLTINHQYPIEILRTYSKKQCVMMKVSEKNVCIKTLKEVPKDKLTDELREAVEEELIREIQTDAIFFPSSFPKLLKKVGIENYRRYADSIEEFVNLYLTPKFCFRKNIVIGGVRYPSIILLDNGRDTDEVLLELVSSKKISNITLDSEIKEKIQRELLDFLDENGVIYAANFPKVLQKMGVADYKKYASTVAGFVKNFLAPKFRFEKNYIINGKKHTGVILINNESGNTDSNFKTILENIRKKIEVTLAKNMFIQASLFPDITKTCGMINFRDYAGSVELFINTYLPEYELKKNVIISGTKYPGLIIRRGGEIVIDYENENGEVNKENDSSTVNYYLLDQLYDEGKYYEYLSSESMEKINFCELPIDYMEKTLFCATQLLYPDKKNTIVLTPFHKELFKITTSPEFAKKWKGDSGFSSEMIEQCVDTMLFSIELPVGNAIVVEMLNNIGYSRTRNDNYAGLTKRFSLCYNNLTPQLFFIRSCIHKGQPAVEKAISEYIQMGKEALQLTHIPLENKKNLLCSFTNFLVAVDKYIFKLVNLPGLMKTNIMSVYIDAGELKELLKVTVLLEEDEESVNNKLIKLYFSYETCCEEEIIELLDKKVSLQLFQKIISLIWEKFANEKELPIQMLNILCWVCLNDNATSIDEILRFHIINNKFTKLHKQKQLLNSLEIIYSLTQEDISMYVLLSYITTIVAPNMDEARISEDNFIAISKWKEYSKTVVDKIFSEYDKITIEREKDFVQLFKIFKLDITNQLKLQKHYAEWYLNKLTLTEYNVNEIRKLLDNLFMKRAYEAFSDVYLLVENMFINEESSEIIIHEYILSLVELQRYVEAITYIQQSNRITKNLKEQLLINVIIENFRNNGISAKAFVIFGDSFSIDYAIELLLDNILTNRYYIITGLIALYCNQQEYMKVLYLYHIFQSKTENGFTRLYAQIRKKIKDINGKLSNHYDVIELAFSTLYYDELMDFLKWTQLIKIPNFKGYRPTHAFAFFYNKIVENPTDEKTWTLFLSHLSKRVDINAWAIVVCETVLSKKIGYSGNLNSKFAIRNIINLTNPQELPFNFLPYVYVYLRSTNDLEIARDVGLLLKKKGATEHLIQENIWNQRYAKVMAEFKGFCIEQYNKTGDVSYYIMIEALGRDLEISDLKSLVRISGDKAYVYRQICHNYLISKNTAQTMELLNSSEWNDMTSRDSAVLSILKKVYTDNDELMSLEPLLWDERSVDRFKYDCAKILSTYPEKDQLFAFDSSCTNLKYKLLVYSYIFSVLYDEDIYDRYEMEYKEICQDAQLYKTYLRFLTSSFYAQLDWNVGYYFFYKKWRYLKLFLAGVLYSKENFDDGLIVSIMERKGHYNDVYNEAYIPFVKNVKDFMAFTDIEVQDKEYFLFALMEGKLGTFLKEKIGILKQFSEDEKEVTRKLIEQIDYREANRSLYFLVKEDIERHNYSSAISVAKAVSQYAYDTITALMEDLSLSEISPLFDDIASQEKPSEVVKMVLELDTQVFNRHAAVLIPLMCSRQFTSQIYGNIRRTIIQHSKTAPLVQLGKLTEYLSRFNHQEAMAIFNYMSALRACIEEDRNNANEIATSCDIKQGIPIVWKQEADNIISYALGNVQKFRPDRTVLDSSQGASAEKRDFSFIKKLKEMFEVEDKILSSENAQMLAEKYTNTSLTLEERLQAAVELLCNYPQINGERNDGTKLPAKNSLVLMIGLDAISPEISLTIEDQLEILSNLYSNRTLFSERGDSANLVKLNECYAQCLKRNISLQGWINYASVISEFLKDNHTGTDFEELRNRILRPAEALLDRKVSYEERYAGFRKLKTMSQDFEESVYTRNVFDSIQTECNKIEEGVQLKIDIVNYKDKITDGYVYFLIENVGKCTVDFQTKAIEVILKQDNHLGKKIEINNICNLQSGFITGGKEQLILNGSEKSLNVNISIIKKDKRDNWDIICSADKPLTITNPDKRIVVKTQNRYEVKKAVTDSEMLFGRQDRQEVLSDTIPTGITVIYGPSRIGKTSLMNWIMNDLVKSRGNVMSIIYGGEGVRDEEKYYENNFISPYYPVPYDDNEKISEYLLVSTIIKSFTGIRRLRKPEKKMISEEVLHRIVQVLSDDSLSIIDRYDEMNELLVAQEIELWILLDEFQQVVERWKKVDLSCEFVKICKMLSYDSQNMNIKLIVCGSDDLLRHMILEDKSVWRQAFPSDARVAVEPLQEKPFMNMIKNSKNIRGTNLIYSDSALQALYAYTGGVALYGKEICNVIIEDIIANPDKYAKRKVIYASDVAEATQRLIEQQESKLAERSRIREIYEAVTKNLRRDSDMQYLWYIAQWLHTNTHQDGFSVDEFSKKGILRDEKEMHDSLEIAVARGILREKDSKKDGHIRYVFRTIFYYFAFLGSADDNFDEKKIYQEEQVSQQSEFDNKEGLSVDQKLLVYFSKQNALRQAQLLGGLLPIIHDDAKANIRKIVGDWFGGDKYHNEVHINVQNITNTLRQIVLNNPVPLQNGKLLPSLEEYIPECISEENQKRINDLRAEIDELSDDPDAQSEIREKEQELEELMLPAEKEYTNDCSKAVLDVALEEDISDIQDNYSIINLTKEMVLSIKECLPEKFHLQYEFTILLHKLLYKYKEDNGKEIDFCPVALMYCKLIEGLLKEYHARIYSLRLSDKAKNPITIGDKRYFWNEFLDDNGEFDSEKFRRLNSTMGNFTFHIGYFNDKSDLSKGIGRKKPNIRLLSTPVGNQNPEEELKKQWEEHTDAIMYIYFYRNNLAHNLDPITSKEMDEITKILFNQGEFERIINLGR; this is encoded by the coding sequence ATGTGTAAAAAGGAAAATGAAAATGTTACTGTGGGAGTTTGCGATGAATTAGCTGTTGAAAAATCAAGTAGTGCTGATTCATATATTACTGAGTACATTCAAATTGATGAATTGCTTTCTGATAATGTTGAAATGTCTGCTTCGTATAGTATAGGCATTATTATTGTGTTTGGGAAAAAGAAAGCGTTTATATCAGATATTTATTTTGATAAAAAATATTTCTCCAATCTTGAAATAAATTCTAAAAAAAATATTATGTTTTCGACAAAATACGCAACAATAATCCCCGAAGATATAAAAATACAAACATTTGAAAATGTATATCTAGTACGGTTTGTATTGGGAGGTAAAGAAATAAATGAAAAAACAGGATTTGAACAGCTTACAATCAATCATCAGTATCCTATAGAGATACTTCGTACTTATTCCAAAAAGCAATGTGTAATGATGAAAGTATCAGAGAAAAATGTTTGTATAAAAACACTTAAGGAAGTTCCAAAGGATAAGTTGACTGATGAATTAAGGGAAGCAGTTGAGGAAGAATTGATTCGTGAGATACAAACAGATGCTATTTTTTTCCCTTCATCATTTCCTAAATTGTTGAAAAAAGTTGGAATAGAAAACTATAGAAGATATGCTGATAGTATAGAAGAATTTGTGAATTTATATTTGACTCCGAAGTTTTGCTTTCGCAAAAACATTGTAATTGGAGGAGTAAGGTATCCTAGCATTATTTTACTAGATAACGGGCGGGATACGGATGAAGTTTTATTGGAACTGGTTTCTTCTAAGAAGATTAGCAATATCACATTGGATTCAGAAATTAAAGAAAAAATACAGAGGGAATTGTTAGATTTTTTGGATGAAAATGGTGTAATATATGCTGCAAATTTTCCTAAAGTGTTACAGAAGATGGGAGTTGCCGATTACAAGAAATATGCAAGTACAGTCGCAGGATTTGTAAAGAATTTCCTAGCTCCTAAATTTCGTTTTGAAAAAAATTATATTATCAATGGGAAAAAACACACAGGTGTAATTTTGATAAACAATGAATCCGGAAATACTGATTCAAATTTTAAAACAATATTGGAGAATATACGCAAAAAAATAGAGGTGACTTTAGCAAAAAACATGTTTATTCAAGCATCCTTGTTCCCGGATATTACAAAAACATGTGGTATGATTAATTTTAGAGATTACGCAGGAAGTGTGGAACTATTTATAAATACCTATTTGCCAGAGTATGAACTTAAAAAAAATGTTATTATCAGTGGTACGAAATATCCTGGATTAATAATTCGCCGTGGAGGTGAAATAGTAATAGATTATGAAAATGAGAATGGGGAAGTTAATAAGGAAAACGATAGCTCTACTGTAAATTACTACTTATTAGATCAATTATATGACGAGGGAAAGTATTATGAATATCTTTCGTCTGAAAGTATGGAAAAAATTAATTTTTGTGAATTGCCAATAGACTACATGGAGAAAACATTGTTTTGTGCTACACAATTATTATATCCAGATAAAAAAAATACTATTGTGCTTACCCCTTTTCATAAGGAACTCTTTAAGATAACCACATCACCTGAATTTGCGAAGAAATGGAAAGGTGATTCAGGATTTTCAAGTGAAATGATAGAACAATGTGTTGATACTATGCTATTTTCCATCGAACTTCCTGTTGGAAATGCTATTGTTGTAGAAATGCTCAATAACATTGGATATTCTAGAACTCGTAATGATAATTATGCAGGATTAACTAAACGATTTTCTTTATGCTATAATAATCTGACACCGCAGTTGTTTTTTATTAGGAGTTGTATTCATAAGGGTCAACCTGCTGTTGAAAAGGCTATTAGTGAATACATACAAATGGGAAAAGAGGCGTTGCAGTTAACCCATATTCCATTGGAAAACAAGAAAAACCTCTTGTGTTCTTTTACTAATTTTTTAGTAGCTGTAGATAAATATATTTTTAAACTTGTTAATTTACCGGGACTTATGAAAACCAACATTATGTCGGTATATATCGATGCTGGAGAATTGAAAGAACTTTTGAAAGTCACTGTTCTTTTGGAAGAAGATGAAGAGTCGGTGAATAACAAATTAATTAAATTATATTTCAGTTATGAAACATGTTGCGAAGAAGAAATTATTGAGTTGCTTGATAAAAAGGTAAGTTTACAACTCTTTCAGAAGATTATCTCCCTAATTTGGGAAAAGTTTGCAAATGAGAAAGAATTGCCTATTCAAATGCTTAATATTCTCTGCTGGGTATGTTTGAATGATAACGCTACGTCAATAGATGAAATATTACGTTTTCATATTATTAATAATAAATTCACCAAATTGCATAAGCAAAAACAATTACTAAATTCGTTAGAGATTATTTATTCATTGACACAAGAAGATATATCAATGTATGTACTGTTATCCTATATTACGACTATTGTTGCTCCAAATATGGATGAAGCTAGAATTTCTGAGGATAATTTCATAGCTATATCTAAGTGGAAGGAATACTCAAAAACAGTGGTTGATAAGATTTTCAGTGAATATGATAAGATTACTATTGAAAGAGAAAAAGACTTTGTTCAGTTGTTTAAAATTTTTAAATTAGATATTACGAATCAATTGAAGTTACAGAAACATTATGCTGAATGGTATTTGAACAAATTGACGCTAACAGAATATAATGTAAACGAGATTAGGAAACTTCTTGATAATCTGTTTATGAAAAGAGCATATGAAGCATTCTCTGATGTTTATTTATTAGTTGAGAATATGTTCATCAATGAAGAAAGTTCAGAAATTATAATTCATGAATATATTTTATCATTAGTTGAACTTCAACGATATGTGGAGGCGATAACATATATCCAACAGAGTAATCGTATTACAAAAAATTTAAAAGAACAGTTATTGATTAATGTTATTATTGAAAACTTTAGAAATAATGGGATAAGTGCAAAAGCATTTGTTATTTTTGGGGATTCGTTTTCTATAGATTATGCAATTGAGTTATTGTTGGATAATATTCTGACAAATCGTTATTACATCATTACTGGTTTAATAGCATTATATTGTAATCAGCAAGAATATATGAAGGTGTTATATCTATATCACATTTTTCAGTCAAAAACTGAAAATGGATTTACTCGTTTGTATGCTCAGATTCGTAAGAAAATTAAGGATATAAATGGAAAATTAAGTAATCACTATGATGTTATAGAGTTGGCATTTTCAACATTATATTATGATGAATTAATGGATTTCCTCAAATGGACACAATTAATCAAAATTCCTAATTTCAAAGGATATAGGCCTACACATGCTTTTGCATTTTTTTATAATAAAATTGTAGAAAATCCAACGGATGAAAAAACATGGACTTTGTTTTTAAGTCATTTATCAAAGCGTGTAGATATCAACGCATGGGCAATTGTGGTCTGTGAAACAGTTTTATCAAAAAAAATTGGGTATAGTGGAAACTTAAATTCAAAATTTGCAATAAGAAATATTATTAATTTAACAAATCCACAAGAGTTGCCGTTTAACTTTTTGCCATATGTTTATGTATATTTACGTAGTACTAATGATCTGGAGATAGCTAGGGACGTTGGTTTGTTGCTGAAAAAGAAAGGTGCAACAGAACATTTAATTCAAGAGAATATTTGGAATCAAAGATATGCAAAAGTTATGGCAGAATTTAAAGGATTTTGCATTGAGCAATATAATAAGACAGGAGATGTATCTTATTATATTATGATAGAAGCATTGGGGAGAGATTTAGAAATATCTGATTTGAAAAGCTTGGTTCGTATTTCCGGAGATAAAGCATATGTATATAGACAAATATGTCATAATTATTTGATCTCAAAAAATACTGCTCAAACGATGGAATTATTAAATAGTTCAGAATGGAATGATATGACTTCTAGGGATTCTGCCGTATTAAGTATTCTAAAAAAGGTATATACAGATAACGATGAGTTAATGTCATTAGAGCCTTTGCTTTGGGATGAAAGAAGTGTGGACAGATTTAAATATGATTGTGCGAAAATATTAAGTACATATCCGGAAAAAGATCAATTGTTTGCATTCGACAGTTCTTGTACTAATTTAAAATATAAGTTATTGGTGTACTCGTATATATTCAGCGTCTTATATGATGAAGATATTTATGATCGGTATGAAATGGAATATAAAGAGATATGTCAAGATGCACAATTATATAAAACCTATTTGAGATTTTTGACAAGTTCGTTCTATGCCCAACTTGATTGGAATGTAGGATACTATTTCTTTTATAAAAAGTGGAGATATCTAAAATTATTCTTAGCCGGTGTTCTATATTCTAAGGAAAATTTTGACGATGGATTAATTGTATCTATCATGGAAAGAAAAGGGCATTACAATGATGTGTATAATGAAGCTTACATACCATTTGTTAAAAATGTTAAAGATTTTATGGCATTTACCGATATTGAAGTCCAGGATAAAGAATACTTTCTATTCGCCTTAATGGAGGGGAAGCTGGGTACATTTTTGAAAGAGAAAATTGGTATTCTAAAACAGTTCTCTGAAGATGAAAAAGAGGTGACTCGAAAGTTAATTGAACAAATTGATTATAGAGAAGCCAATCGGTCCTTATATTTTTTGGTAAAGGAAGATATTGAAAGACACAATTATTCAAGTGCAATTAGTGTAGCCAAAGCGGTTTCACAGTACGCTTATGATACAATTACGGCATTAATGGAAGATCTTAGTCTATCAGAAATAAGTCCATTGTTTGATGATATCGCATCGCAAGAAAAACCGAGCGAGGTTGTAAAAATGGTATTAGAACTTGATACGCAAGTATTTAATAGACATGCAGCTGTTTTAATTCCTCTTATGTGTTCGCGACAATTTACATCACAAATATATGGAAATATACGACGTACAATTATACAACATAGTAAAACAGCTCCGCTTGTTCAATTGGGAAAATTAACAGAATATTTATCACGCTTTAACCATCAAGAAGCAATGGCAATTTTTAATTATATGTCCGCATTAAGAGCATGTATAGAGGAGGATCGAAACAATGCTAATGAGATCGCAACAAGTTGCGATATAAAGCAAGGAATTCCTATAGTATGGAAACAAGAAGCAGATAATATTATTAGTTATGCATTAGGTAATGTACAAAAATTCAGGCCGGATCGAACCGTCCTTGATAGTAGTCAGGGAGCTTCAGCTGAAAAAAGAGATTTTTCTTTTATCAAGAAGTTGAAGGAAATGTTTGAGGTTGAGGACAAAATTCTTTCCTCAGAGAATGCACAGATGCTTGCTGAAAAATACACGAATACATCTCTAACTTTAGAAGAAAGGCTTCAAGCAGCGGTAGAATTATTATGTAACTATCCCCAAATTAACGGGGAAAGAAATGATGGTACTAAGTTGCCTGCAAAAAATAGTTTGGTTCTGATGATTGGTTTGGATGCTATTTCTCCTGAAATAAGTCTTACGATTGAAGATCAACTGGAAATACTCAGTAATCTTTATAGTAACCGGACTTTATTTTCCGAGCGGGGTGATTCTGCCAATTTAGTAAAATTAAATGAATGTTATGCTCAGTGTTTGAAGCGAAACATTTCTTTACAAGGATGGATTAATTATGCATCTGTAATTAGTGAATTTTTAAAGGATAATCATACAGGAACTGATTTTGAAGAATTAAGAAATAGAATTTTACGACCAGCGGAAGCTTTACTTGACAGGAAAGTATCTTATGAAGAACGTTATGCAGGGTTTCGTAAATTAAAGACGATGTCACAAGACTTCGAAGAGTCTGTTTATACTCGAAATGTGTTCGATTCAATTCAAACTGAGTGCAATAAGATAGAGGAAGGCGTCCAATTAAAGATAGATATTGTTAATTATAAGGATAAAATAACAGACGGTTATGTGTATTTTCTAATTGAAAATGTTGGAAAATGTACAGTAGATTTTCAGACAAAAGCTATTGAGGTGATATTAAAACAAGATAATCATCTTGGAAAGAAAATAGAAATTAATAATATATGTAATTTGCAGAGCGGATTTATTACGGGTGGAAAGGAACAATTAATTTTAAATGGATCGGAAAAATCGTTAAACGTAAACATATCGATTATCAAAAAGGATAAAAGAGATAATTGGGATATTATCTGCTCAGCTGATAAGCCGCTGACAATTACAAACCCAGATAAGCGAATAGTTGTCAAAACACAGAATCGATATGAAGTAAAAAAGGCAGTAACTGATTCGGAAATGCTTTTTGGGAGGCAGGATCGGCAGGAAGTTTTAAGTGATACTATTCCAACTGGTATTACGGTAATATATGGTCCATCTAGAATAGGAAAGACTTCTCTTATGAACTGGATTATGAATGATCTGGTTAAATCAAGAGGAAATGTTATGAGCATTATCTATGGTGGAGAAGGAGTCAGGGATGAAGAAAAGTATTATGAAAATAATTTTATTTCCCCATATTATCCAGTTCCTTATGATGATAATGAAAAAATCTCGGAATATTTGCTGGTTAGCACTATAATTAAGAGTTTTACAGGAATAAGAAGATTAAGAAAGCCTGAGAAAAAAATGATTTCAGAGGAGGTTCTTCATAGAATTGTTCAAGTGTTGTCTGATGATAGTTTATCTATAATTGACCGGTATGATGAAATGAATGAGTTACTTGTTGCTCAGGAGATCGAATTATGGATTTTACTTGATGAATTCCAACAAGTAGTAGAAAGATGGAAAAAAGTGGATTTATCTTGTGAATTTGTCAAGATATGTAAGATGCTTTCGTATGATAGCCAGAATATGAACATAAAATTGATTGTTTGTGGATCCGACGATTTACTTCGACATATGATTCTTGAAGATAAATCTGTCTGGAGACAGGCATTTCCTTCGGATGCTCGAGTTGCGGTGGAACCGCTTCAAGAAAAGCCATTTATGAATATGATAAAGAACAGTAAAAACATTAGAGGAACAAACTTAATTTATTCAGATTCAGCACTGCAAGCATTATATGCTTATACGGGTGGAGTTGCACTGTATGGGAAAGAAATCTGTAATGTTATTATAGAGGACATTATAGCAAATCCAGACAAATATGCGAAACGAAAGGTTATATATGCTTCTGATGTAGCAGAGGCAACTCAGCGACTTATTGAACAACAAGAATCAAAATTAGCGGAACGATCAAGAATTCGCGAGATTTATGAGGCAGTGACAAAAAATTTAAGACGGGATTCAGACATGCAGTATCTTTGGTACATAGCGCAGTGGTTACATACGAATACTCATCAAGATGGTTTCTCGGTAGATGAGTTTTCAAAGAAGGGAATTCTTCGAGATGAAAAAGAGATGCATGATTCTCTAGAAATTGCAGTTGCAAGAGGTATTTTGAGGGAAAAAGATTCTAAAAAAGATGGTCATATACGTTATGTTTTTAGGACTATTTTCTATTATTTTGCATTTCTTGGAAGCGCAGATGATAATTTTGATGAAAAGAAAATTTACCAAGAGGAGCAAGTAAGTCAACAATCCGAATTTGACAATAAAGAAGGATTATCCGTTGACCAAAAATTATTGGTTTATTTTTCTAAACAAAATGCTTTGAGGCAAGCTCAATTGTTGGGTGGTCTGTTGCCGATAATTCATGATGACGCCAAAGCAAATATACGAAAAATTGTTGGTGATTGGTTCGGTGGTGATAAGTACCATAATGAGGTGCATATTAATGTTCAAAATATTACTAATACTTTGAGACAAATTGTATTGAATAATCCAGTTCCTTTACAGAATGGGAAATTGCTTCCTTCTTTGGAGGAGTATATTCCAGAATGTATTTCGGAAGAAAACCAAAAGAGAATAAATGATTTACGCGCTGAAATTGATGAGTTATCAGATGACCCCGATGCACAATCGGAGATTCGAGAAAAAGAGCAAGAATTGGAAGAACTTATGCTTCCGGCGGAAAAAGAATATACAAATGATTGTAGTAAGGCTGTTCTTGATGTTGCTTTAGAAGAAGACATTTCAGATATTCAGGATAATTACAGTATTATCAATTTGACAAAAGAAATGGTATTATCGATAAAAGAATGTCTTCCGGAAAAATTTCATTTACAATATGAGTTTACAATATTGTTACATAAATTATTATATAAGTATAAAGAAGATAATGGAAAAGAGATTGATTTTTGTCCTGTAGCATTAATGTATTGTAAACTAATAGAAGGGTTGTTAAAAGAGTATCATGCCCGGATTTATTCTCTTCGATTATCAGATAAGGCAAAAAATCCGATTACTATTGGAGATAAGAGATACTTTTGGAACGAATTTTTAGATGATAATGGAGAATTTGACTCGGAAAAATTTAGAAGGCTTAATTCGACAATGGGTAATTTTACATTTCATATTGGATATTTTAATGACAAATCTGATCTTAGCAAAGGGATTGGAAGAAAAAAACCTAATATTAGACTTTTATCTACCCCTGTAGGCAATCAGAACCCAGAAGAAGAACTTAAAAAACAGTGGGAAGAACATACGGATGCAATAATGTATATTTATTTTTATCGAAATAATCTTGCCCATAATCTCGACCCTATAACAAGTAAAGAAATGGATGAGATCACAAAAATATTGTTTAATCAAGGAGAATTCGAACGTATTATCAACTTAGGTCGTTGA
- a CDS encoding helix-turn-helix domain-containing protein, with protein sequence MMKTTKKQKVEVTRKIVGERLGKLRCVNNLTQERLAEIMDVSRLTIYKWESGKNWPTPPHFAKLAELYECSMDYLVLGIEDRGRDNEEDQIGLSLLNRISNIIKGYVLYAHTLFVYSWLMSIL encoded by the coding sequence ATGATGAAAACTACAAAAAAACAGAAGGTAGAAGTAACCCGTAAAATAGTTGGAGAGCGCCTCGGAAAACTGCGATGTGTTAACAATCTCACCCAAGAAAGGCTTGCAGAGATCATGGATGTAAGTCGTTTGACGATTTACAAGTGGGAAAGCGGTAAAAACTGGCCCACACCACCACATTTTGCCAAGCTTGCCGAGCTATATGAGTGCTCGATGGATTATCTGGTCCTCGGAATCGAAGATCGTGGACGCGATAACGAAGAGGACCAGATAGGTCTTTCACTGTTAAACAGAATATCGAATATTATTAAAGGGTATGTGCTTTATGCACATACCCTTTTTGTATACTCATGGTTAATGTCCATATTATAA